AAATAGTATTAAAAGTATTGaaaattgctttttttttataaaatataaatatatttaaatcataAGATTTGCAAGtaataattaacataaaataaataacatagAAAATCATAagaaatatttgtaaaaataattatttaattttatataaatattgaatCTAAAAAGTCAGTCCCATATCAAATTAGATTTACAGAAATACTTTTAGaagaatagaaaataaataaataacattaaAAGTTTGAAATTACTTGTCGAAGTCATATTTTGAGAGGCTGTAAAGATTCATTGCATCATCAAtggtaaaaggaaaaaagaaaaagactatGGATGTTTCGTACGTACAGTTGCAGTAGTAACATGATCAACACACTAACGGTAattcttaaataaaattgaaaagttTTTATCTTTgacaatatttttttagaatgtAGCATTCACGATCAccaatattttttcataaaatcaaGGATAAGTTTTAAGATTAaacagaattaaataattaaataaaaaataaatttaattaaatatatatatgataaaaaaaattataattactctttaagcataaaaataataatttagtatgaAATACAACCtacttaataaataaaaaaagaaataaaaataaatctataattttattttctctgacgttatcttttaaataatcaaaattttataaaatttcaacgTAAGGCTCGAAAAATTATAATGATGTACCTTAAGTAagtgatattttaaatattttataaatataaaaataaacagtattaatttcaataattatatataaaatttaagaaatactATTTATCGAAGTGTAAGGATGAGTATCACAAGTTCATCACACTgtgtatataaaatattatattcattaatatttataaaagtaatgatgagaatacaaaataaaaaactcaaattcaataaaaaattactttaatgTAATTTCTGTTGTATCGAAACTATTTTAGTGTAATCTCTGCATTCCTAATCGATTAATAGGAAAAGTCTCTTCTATGATTAATTTAGTAATTATAATGTAttgtctaaatttttttattaataaaattattctttaagttaaattttatatttttctaaaataaatatatttatatttattacataGAAAATTTTGTATGGGCTTAATCCAACAAATAAAGATTTTTGCATGCAATCGGCTCGTAATTTATTTCATTCTATTTCTGCTAACACACAACGCATAATCAGTCAAATACATGCATGAAGTACAATTCTTCAacaaattcaataattaaaaaaaaaaaaaatctgattgGCAGTGTCACTTCCTTAAGAACACCAGATTTTCTTGGAGCATATATCTTTTAAACCCTGAAAAATGCAAATGAAAAGATCAAATAAAAATTGGGCAGAACCACAAAAccaaaataatttcttaaagaCCAAATGCAGaatttttgaatttcaaaatactaataatatttGCACATACCGTTGGTAAGAGATGTTAATAACACCAGAGTTAGGGTCTGCAATGGAAGCAAAAGCTTCTTGAGACAAATCAATGGTGCTCCTACACCCATCAGGGCAACGATCTACAATCTTCACCACCACTGTCCCACTTCCCCAACAAGGGTGTGGGGTCCCAGCATTTGTCCCACTTATGCAAGTCACTTGATAATATTGCCCACAAGCTGCTCCATTGTTAAAAATAGCTTCACTTGCTGCTGCTATCATCACCCCATGGTCCTCATACCCATAACAAGCAGAAGCTGCACGCAAAaagatttaaattatattgtttCTATAacaattaaagaagaaaaaagatttTAACTCGTTGATACCGAAATCTTCTTCAAAACGGTTCGAAATCAAGTTCGAATCGTAATTAGAGCTAATTATAAGAGAATGTTTTTAGATATATACGCGTGTAAGGAGGAGTATAATAGCTAGCCAACCCATCAACTTGAGCATATGCGATAGTTGAAGAGAGCCATATAGtaataaaagagaagaaaaagaagtatTGAACGTTGGATGCCATAGGATGGAATTTGAAATTgtgaagaaaataaatattgtaaGTAGAATGATGAAATGGTTTGAGGAGGGATGCTATTTATAGAAACTTTGTAGCTTTGATTAGTTGTGTAGTTGCCCTTTACCTTGTAGCCATAATCCACTTTGGTCCAAATTTTCAATCGTTGGTCGGCAGATCTGGCTATGCATGAGGTTTACAATGTGGCAATCTGCCAAAGAAGACTCATGTTTTTGTAGGGTAGTTTTGGGGTTTCTTCGTGTATTACAAATGAAAAAAGCCACAAAGAAGACATGTTTTGCTCAATTTTGCAGATGGTGGTACAAGAAGTcaatatcttcttcttcttctttttttctaatttatttgtctataaataaaaaaaaaagtcaagatTGACAACACGTTCATTCAATGTCGTATTGAAACATCCGCAGATCAAAATCTTTGCTGCAGTCCCACATTtgtaaaataacaaataaaatgaagaaaatataaAGTCTAAGTCAAAATTGGCTTAAGCCATTTTTGTAGGAGGTGATCCAAGCTCAAACAATTTCATAACTTTTTACCATAAAAACAGATTTTATTTTATCCATGGCAActttttttgtaatattttataGGTTAACTTTCATTTAATCAACAtacatttaaaaagttaaatttattaatttaaagaataatttaataattataaaaaaattaaaacatagtgaattttgttttttaaatgaaaatcgaaaattaaaggagtggaaaactttaaaaatttttagatttatttagatACACTTACCATGGTCATGGTTAAGTTTGTAAGtgtcaatttttataatttaaatttaataaatattaatgtaattatataacagattatgttaaaattggaaaataaataattacactaattaataattaattagtggTTTCTTCTAAACCCCTCTGACGGCGACGTCCCCTCCATGAACCTCTCTAATTTTCCAGGCTATGATACTGGTCAACCTCCAGCACAAGAAGACCTCTCTCGGAGTTCTAAAAGAAGTCGACCTGAGGAACTACAAGTTACTGTGGAGGAGTGTATGAAAGATGTAGGGAAGGACGCGTTCAAAGTGTCTTTTAAGGACTCTCTTCTTAACGGATCTAATGGAAACCATTAAGCATCTCAGGATGATGCGGCAGCCACTATCCAATTCCAGGAAGGTCATATTTTGGTCGGTAGAGAGGATGGAGTTCCTTCTATTCAATTCTAGAAACGGATCAACGATATTCTGATTAAAAGAATGGAGAGCACGATAATAGTAAAGCTATTAGGAAGATCTATAGGTTATAGAGCTCTCTTTAACAAGATTCAAGCTCTATAGAAACCATCTGCAGCTTTCAACTGGTTGATCTAGAGAATGACTATTTCTTAGTTAAGTTCAGGGATAATGAGGATTTCCATCATGCGCTTACGGGTGGCCCTTGGATGTTTTATGGGCACTACCTAACAGTTCAACCCTAGAATGACTCTTTCTCAACGGAGACGAATAGATCAAAAACGATTGTTGGATGGGTTCGCTTCCCTGGGTTACCCTACAAATTCTATGAGAAGAATATCCTCAAAGAAATTGCTAGCACCCTAGGAACGGTTTGTCGAATTGATTTTTTCACAGACTCTTATCAAAAAGCAAAGTTTGCGAGATTGGCCGTTATTCTTTGATCTCAAGAAACCTTTGGAATCTCATGTTAAAGTGGCAGGACGTTTCCAACGTGTGGAGTATGAAGGTCCTCCCAAGATTTGTTATAAGTGTGGTCATTATGGGCATACTCAAGAGTATTGTAGGGACTCTCCCAATGCACAACCCGATAATGTTAATGTTGATATGGTCCGATCTCCAGTGACCAATCAAAATCCTCCAAATCCAGGTTATGGCCCTTGGATGCAAGCTCCGAGGAGAAATCGGAGAAGGCCTTTAACGGATGTGTCGAACCAGACCACACCGACGATCAAACTCTAGAAGAACAAGAATGGTAACTCTCGATTTGGTATCTTGCAGGATCTCAATGAAGAAGGAGATAGTTTAGCCGAAAATCATGCAGAAATTTCCCAATCTGAGAAGGAAAGTTCTGAGGAAAATACGATTCCATATAAGGAAATCCTAGTTCAAAGAAGTCAACGAACCAAAAAATCTGTTGTGGACGAGAATCCCAATGATATTCGCATTATAAAGGAAAAGAGTAGGGAAGGTTCCGTCGGTTTGGttctgaattaaattaaatttaaaaaatcaaaaaattaaaatgcttaAAATTATAGACCGAACTAAATGGATATATGAAGaataattgaatcaaattgGATCGAAAAATATCGGTTCAGTTAAGTTCGATTTGATGAAAACCGAAAAATTCTGAAAACCAGTGAGATGCACAAATCTGCAATTCTCAATCCCAGCACTTGGCAATTCTCATTCCCAGTATGTATGAGGGGAAACTTGGTGAAGGGGAACTCTTATCTGGATCGGTATAGCCATTGAAGGATGTGTGCGTTGGTTCTTTTTCTTTACTTAATCTCCTTTATAATTAATGATCTCTTTGCCTGGAATTGTCTAGGGGCAGGGACAGATCGCTTCTTGAGAATTTTTAATTGCTTTATGAAAGATAATAAACCTGATTTTGTTTTTCTCTTTGAGACCCGTATCAGTGGCAAATGTGTTGATCATGCTATTCAGAGGATGGGCTTTGATTTCTCTCACAGAATTGAGGCTCAAGGTTTTTCGGATGGTCTATGGATTTTATGGCGACATTATGTTTCTGTTGATATTAGTCTTAATCATGGTCAATTTATTCATCTAGCCATTGATGATGTTCCGAAAAGAGGGAAGGTTTTCATCTGAGCTATTTATGCTAGTCCTTCTGCTAAAGGTCGAATTTCCCTATTGAATTACCTTAATACTCTTGCTGAGACTATTTCTTCCCCGTGGCTGCTCGTGGGTGATTTCCACGCGATGCTCCATCCTTCTGAAAAACAGGGCGGTGCTCGTAATATAACTGCTGTTTGTTCTCATTTCAGTGATTTTGTTTTCAATAAGGGTATCCATGAACTCGGCTTCAAGGGACCTCCTTTTACCTAGACAAGAGGTTCTTTGTTTGAAAGGCTTAATAGAGGGCTTTCCAATTGGTCCTGGTTATCCTCTTTCCTGACACGGTTGTCTCACACCTTACCAGAATCAGATCAGACCATCGGCCCCTTTTACTGTCCTTCAACCGAAGCAATTATAATAACAATTCTAAGCTGTTTCGTTTTTAGGCTTCTTGGATGTCACATGGGGATTTTTCAAATTTTGTTGCCAACTCTTGGAATAATGCTTTGCCAATTAAGGAAGCTATTGAGAATTTTAGTACTCTTGCTATGGTATGGAAGCGGGATGTTTATGGTAGCAATAACCAACGCAAAATAAGGATATTGGCTAGACTTAATGGCATTCAACGATCTTTGATGGTTCGGGATAATCAGTACTTGTCCTCCTTAGAAATTGAGCTGAAAAGAGAACTTGATGATTTACTTCGCCATGAAGAATTATACTGATTCCAGCGCTCCCGATGCAAATGGATCAAATGCGGTGACCGAAACTCGacctattttcatgcaaaaaccatTCGGAGACAAGCTAAAAATCGCATTCATGCCCTTAAAATCAATTGTACTGACTGGTGTTATGATCAAGAAACTCTTTGCTCCAGGGTTGTTTCTTTCTTCAAAAATCTCTACACAGTGGATGGAAGCATGGATTTATCTAATTGTCCCAGAGGTTGCTTTCCTTCTCTTAGTGAGTCTGAATTATATATGCTTTTTAGTGCTGTTACAAAATTGGAAGTTAAGCAGGTTTTATTCTCTATGAAACCTCTTAATGCTCCTGGAATGGATGGTTTACATGCCATATTCTTTCAAAAAAATTGGCACCTGGTGAAAGGCAGTCTTATCCGGTTTGTAAATAATTCTTTGAAAGGTGATCCTTTGCTTCCTAATATCAACAAGACACTTATTGTTCTGATTCTGAAGATTAGCTCACCTGAGTTCTGCTCTCATGTACGGCCGATCAACTTATGCTCCATTGTTTACAAGCTCGTTACAAAAGTGATAGCTAATCGGTGCCAGTTTTGTGAAAGGCAGAAATATTATGGATAACATAATTATTGCCCAAGAAATTGTTCATTCAATGAAGCGCAAGAAGGGATCAACGGGTTGGATGGTTATGAAGCTTGACTTGGAGAAAGCTTACGACCGCTTACGTTGGGACTTTATTGATGATACTCTCAGTGATATTGGCTTTCCAAACTGTATAAGAAGAGTCATTAT
This region of Manihot esculenta cultivar AM560-2 chromosome 10, M.esculenta_v8, whole genome shotgun sequence genomic DNA includes:
- the LOC110624007 gene encoding EG45-like domain containing protein translates to MASNVQYFFFFSFITIWLSSTIAYAQVDGLASYYTPPYTPSACYGYEDHGVMIAAASEAIFNNGAACGQYYQVTCISGTNAGTPHPCWGSGTVVVKIVDRCPDGCRSTIDLSQEAFASIADPNSGVINISYQRV